Proteins found in one Anas platyrhynchos isolate ZD024472 breed Pekin duck chromosome 18, IASCAAS_PekinDuck_T2T, whole genome shotgun sequence genomic segment:
- the ABCA2 gene encoding ATP-binding cassette sub-family A member 2 isoform X4 — protein sequence MGFLHQLHLLLWKNVTLKRRSPWVLTFEIFIPLVLFFILLGLRQKKPTIPVKEAFYTAAPLTSAGILPIMQSLCPDGQRDEFGFLQYSNSTVTQLLEHLSEVVEQSNLFDPDHPGLEEELESLRRRLEALSSSEPSSMETHFSSQAGSGFTLGWAAKDQGELQRFLMQNLSLPNDTTELLLGSSIDLREVYHLLFGSSPLAPDNVHEQDLWDQFGPSDKISQLEKSLPSSWRSLREGLVHSALRNPSTALQRPALLRLLSQALGLASATTAPSGSYSPQAFVTEMELPALQGVLFTAPVLEQLTCEHSSGTLRRLLRVAPSQQPLLQAYRALVCNGSRAAREERFTLLAAELRDQLDVPKIISRLQLDEVNSTAAQHRLRTLLEDLMEMEKVLHDMDILSALARLLPRGACTSKAPPPTANSTGWASANATASNATVEEEGARGDLAGGDNPQGQFSAFVQLWAGLQPILCGNNRTIEPEALKQGNMSSLGFTSKEQRNLGLLVHLMTSNPKILYAPVGTEVDKVILKANETFAFVGNVTHYAKVWLNISPEIRAYLEEGRLQRRIRWLQQFTTDLHKHPEILNVSENDLLRNFLNGNFSLPNASVLLQQLDTIDNAACGWVHFMAKVSVDIFKGFPDEESIVNYTLNQAYQDNVTVFASVIFQTNRDGSLPPHVMYKIRQNSSFTEKTNEIRRAYWRPGPNTGGRFYFLYGFVWIQDMMERALINTFVGHDVVEPGNYVQMFPYPCYTRDDFLFVIEHMMPLCMVISWVYSVAMMIQHIVTEKEHRLKEVMKMMGLNNAVHWVAWFITGFVQLSISVTALTAILKYGKVLMHSDVLIIWLFLAIYAVATIMFCFLVSVLYSKAKLASACGGIIYFLSYVPYMYVAIREEVAHDKITAFEKCIASLMSTTAFGLGSKYFALYEVAGVGIQWHTFSQSPVEGDDFNLLLSMMMLIIDAVVYGVLTWYIEAVHPGMFGLPRPWYFPFQKSYWLGNGRVETWEWTWPWSHTTRLSIMEEDQACAMESRRLEETRGIEEEPTHLPLVVCIDKLTKVYKTDKKLALNKLSLNLYENQVVSFLGHNGAGKTTTMSILTGLFPPTSGSATIYGHDIRTEMDEIRKNLGMCPQHNVLFDKLTVEEHLWFYSQLKSMAEEEIRKEMDKMIEDLELSNKRHSLVQTLSGGMKRKLSVAIAFVGGSRAVILDEPTAGVDPYARRAIWDLILKYKPGRTILLSTHHMDEADLLGDRIAIISHGKLKCCGSPLFLKSTYGDGYKLTVVKRQSDTRNSTEPGQPHSPLGHSSVSPCSEPRVSQFIKKYVASCLLISDTNTELSYILPSEAVKKGCFERLFQHLEQSLEELDLTSFGLMDTTLEEVFLKVSEEDQSLENSDVDMKESKKDALQPPVPELGPKPEANGEPLAEVDVPEKPEVELSNLVTCSKLAQSQASLRSASSVGSVRGDEGGAYSEFFGDYSPLFDNHQDPDNISLQDQEADVEAEDHDLAGQGTFKLEGSWLKLRQFHGLIVKRFHCAKRNTKALFSQILLPAFFVCVAMTVALSVPEIGDLPPLILSPSQYHNYTQPKGNFIPYANEERREYRIRLSPDASPQQLVNTFHLPSGIGATCVLKTAFNNTLDQPMQTLNLNSNESKMLAAKYFDAMCIDSFTQGLPLSNFVPPPPSPAPSDYPISVDEDLLHAWNSTIFSSAIKETVTSAPALPRIIHEPIKCTCSMQGTGFSCPSGVGGHPPQMKVVTGDILADITGRNVSEYLLYTSDRFRLHRYGALTFGNVQKSIPASFGARAPAMVRKIAVRRTAQVFYNNKGYHSMPTYLNALNNAILRANLPKSKGNPAAYGITVTNHPMNKTSASLSLDYLLQGTDVVIAIFIIVAMSFVPASFVVFLVAEKATKAKHLQFVSGCDPVIYWLANYVWDMLNYLVPATCCIIILFVFDLPAYTSPTNFPAVLSLFLLYGWSITPIMYPASFWFEVPSSAYVFLIVINLFIGITATVATFLLQLFEHDKDLKVVNSYLKSCFLVFPNYNLGHGLMEMAYNEYINEYYAKIGQFDKMKSPFEWDIVTRGLVAMTIEGFVGFFITIMCQYNFFRKPQRLPVSTKPIEDDIDVANERHRVLRGDADNDMLKIENLTKVYKSRKIGRILAVDRLCVGVRPGECFGLLGVNGAGKTTTFKMLTGDESTTGGEAFVNGHSILKELLQVQQSLGYCPQFDALFDELTAQEHLELYTRLRGIPWKDEERVVKWALKKLELTKYADKPASTYSGGNKRKLSTAIALIGYPAFIFLDEPTTGMDPKARRFLWNLILDVIKTGRSVVLTSHSMEECEALCTRLAIMVNGRLKCLGSIQHLKNRFGDGYMITVRTKSSLNVKEVVRFFNRNFPEAILKERHHTKAQYQLKSDQISLAQVFSKMEQVVDVLGIEDYSVSQTTLDNVFVNFAKKQSDNLEQQETSPSCAMQSPLEHVLSLLRPRATPTELQALVVEEQEDLETDDEGLISFEEERAQLSFNTDTLC from the exons ATGGGGTTCCTGCACCAGCTCCATCTCCTGCTCTGGAAGAACGTGACGCTGAAGCGGCGCAGCCCG tGGGTGCTGACTTTTGAGATCTTCATCCCACTGGTGCTCTTCTTCATCCTCCTGGGACTGCGACAGAAGAAGCCAACCATCCCTGTGAAGGAAG CTTTCTACACGGCGGCCCCACTCACCTCGGCTGGGATCCTGCCTATCATGCAGTCCCTGTGTCCCGATGGCCAGCGTGATGAGTTTGGCTTCCTGCAGTACTCCAACTCCAC GGTGACAcagctcctggagcacctcAGTGAGGTGGTGGAGCAGAGTAACTTATTTGACCCAGACCACCCGGGCctggaggaggagctggagtcCCTGCGTCGGCGCCTGGAGGCCCTCAGCAGCAGCGAGCCCAGCTCCATGGAGACCCACTTCAGCAGCCAAGCAG GGTCTGGCTTCACACTGGGGTGGGCAGCCAAGGACCAGGGTGAGCTGCAGCGCTTCCTCATGCAGAACCTGTCCCTCCCCAACGACACGACTGAGCTCCTCTTGGGCTCCAGCATTGACCTGCGGGAG GTATATCACCTGTTGTTTGGGTCCTCTCCTTTGGCACCAGACAATGTCCATGAACAAGACCTGTGGGATCAGTTTGGACCCAGTGACAAGATCTCACAGCTGGAG AAGAGccttcccagcagctggagaAGCCTGCGGGAAGGGCTGGTCCACAGCGCGCTGCGCAACCCctccacagccctgcagaggccAGCGTTGCTCCGCCTGCTCTCTCAGGCCCTGGGCCTTGCCAGTGCCACCACAGCACCTTCAGGCTCCTACAGCCCCCAGGCCTTTGTCACGGAGATGGAG ctccctgccctgcagggtgTTCTCTTCACAGCACCAGTGCTGGAGCAGCTGACGTGCGAGCATAGCTCTGGGACGCTGCGCCGCCTCCTGCGTGTGGCCCCAAGCCAGCAGCCGCTGCTGCAGGCATACCGGGCGCTGGTGTGCAATGGCAGCCGGGCAGCCCGCGAGGAGCGCTTCAccctgctggctgctgagcTGCGGGACCAGCTGGATGTCCCCAAGATCATCAGCAGG CTGCAACTGGATGAGGTGAACAGCACGGCAGCCCAGCACCGGCTCCGCACCCTCCTAGAGGACCTCATGGAGATGGAGAAGGTTCTCCACGACATGGACATCCTCTCAGCACTGGCCAGGCtcctgcccaggggagcctgcaCCAGCAAGGCTCCACCACCTACCGCCAACAGCACTGGCTGGGCCAGTGCTAATGCCACAGCCAGCAATGCCACGGTGGAAGAGGAGGGTGCCAGGGGGGACCTGGCTGGTGGTGACAACCCCCAGGGGCAGTTCTCAGCCTTTGTGCAGCTTTGGGCTGGTCTGCAACCCATCCTCTGTGGCAACAACCG GACAATTGAACCTGAGGCACTGAAGCAGGGCAACATGAGCTCTCTGGGTTTCACCAGCAAGGAACAGCGAAACCTAGGACTCCTCGTACATCTTATGACCAGCAACCCCAAAATTCTTTACGCTCCTGTGGGTACCGAAGTGGACAAGGTCATTCTGAAG GCCAACGAGACCTTTGCCTTTGTGGGCAATGTCACCCACTATGCCAAGGTATGGCTGAACATATCACCTGAGATCCGGGCCTACCTGGAAGAGGGCAGACTGCAGAGACGTATCCGCTGGCTCCAGCAG TTCACCACTGACCTCCACAAGCACCCAGAGATCCTGAATGTCTCCGAAAATGACCTTCTCCGCAACTTTCTCAATGGCAACTTCTCACTGCCGAATGCCAgtgtcctgctccagcagctggacACTATTGATAATGCTGCCTGTGGCTGGGTCCACTTCATGGCCAAG GTCAGTGTGGACATCTTCAAGGGCTTCCCAGATGAGGAAAGCATCGTCAACTACACACTGAACCAGGCCTACCAGGACAACGTCACAGTCTTTGCCA GTGTGATCTTCCAGACCAACAGGGATGGCTCACTGCCCCCGCATGTCATGTACAAGATCAGGCAGAACTCCAGCTTCACGGAGAAGACCAACGAGATCCGGCGTGCATACTGGCGGCCCGGACCCAACACTGGTGGCCGCTTCTACTTCCTCTATGGCTTTGTCTGGATCCAGG ACATGATGGAGCGTGCCCTCATCAACACTTTTGTTGGCCATGATGTGGTGGAGCCTGGCAACTATGTGCAGATGTTCCCATACCCATGTTACACCCGGGACGA CTTTCTCTTCGTCATCGAGCACATGATGCCCCTGTGCATGGTGATCTCCTGGGTCTACTCAGTAGCCATGATGATCCAGCATAttgtgaccgagaaggagcatCGCCTGAAAGAG GTCATGAAGATGATGGGCTTGAACAATGCAGTGCATTGGGTGGCTTGGTTCATCACCGGCTTCGTCCAGCTCTCCATCTCAGTCACAGCACTCACTGCAATCCTGAAATATGGCAAGGTCCTGATGCACAGTGACGTCCTCATCATCTGGCTCTTTCTCGCCATCTATGCTGTGGCCACCATCATGTTCTG TTTCCTGGTGTCAGTGCTCTACTCCAAGGCCAAGCTGGCTTCTGCCTGTGGAGGCATCATCTATTTCCTCAGCTACGTGCCCTACATGTATGTGGCCATCCGGGAGGAGGTGGCGCATGACAAGATCACGGCCTTTGAGAAGTGCATTGCG TCTCTCATGTCCACCACGGCCTTTGGGCTGGGCTCCAAGTACTTTGCGCTGTATGAGGTGGCTGGTGTGGGCATCCAGTGGCACACCTTCAGCCAGTCGCCTGTGGAAGGAGATGACTTCAACCTCCTGCTGTCCATGATGATGCTGATCATAGATGCTGTGGTGTACGGGGTGCTCACGTGGTACATTGAGGCTGTGCACCCGG GCATGTTTGGCCTGCCGCGGCCCTGGTACTTCCCGTTCCAGAAGTCCTACTGGCTGGGAAATGGAAGAGTGGAGACCTGGGAGTGGACCTGGCCCTGGTCACATACCACCCGCCTCAGCATCATGGAAGAGGATCAGGCCTGCGCCAtggagagcaggaggctgg AGGAGACACGGGGAATTGAGGAGGAGCCAACCCACCTCCCCTTGGTCGTCTGCATTGACAAGCTCACCAAGGTCTACAAGACAGACAAGAAACTGGCACTGAACAAGCTGAGCCTCAACCTCTATGAGAACCAGGTGGTGTCCTTCCTGGGGCACAATGGTGCAGGCAAAACCACCACCAT GTCCATCCTGACTGGCTTGTTCCCTCCGACCTCGGGCTCCGCTACCATCTATGGCCACGATATCCGAACAGAGATGGATGAGATCCGGAAAAACCTGGGCATGTGTCCCCAGCACAATGTGCTCTTCGACAAGCTGACAGTGGAGGAGCACCTCTGGTTCTACTCACAGCTCAAGAGCATGGCAGAGGAGGAGATCCGCAAGGAGATGGACAA GATGATTGAGGATCTGGAGCTCTCCAACAAACGCCATTCCCTGGTGCAGACCCTCTCAGGAGGCATGAAGAGGAAGCTGTCAGTGGCCATTGCCTTTGTAGGTGGGTCACGGGCTGTCATCTTGGACGAGCCCACGGCTGGAGTCGACCCATACGCACGCAGGGCCATCTGGGATCTCATCCTCAAGTACAAGCCAG GGAGGACCATCCTGCTGTCCACTCATCACATGGATGAGGCTGACCTGCTGGGCGACCGCATTGCCATCATCTCCCATGGCAAACTCAAGTGCTGTGGTTCCCCACTCTTCCTCAAGAGCACCTATGGCGATGGCTACAAGCTGACGGTGGTGAAGAGGCAGTCAGACACCAGAAACAGCACAG agccaggccagCCCCACAGTCCTCTAGGCCACTCTTCTGTCAGCCCCTGCTCTGAGCCCCGCGTCTCCCAGTTTATCAAGAAATACGTGGCCTCCTGCCTCCTCATCTCGGACACCAACACTGAGCTCTCCTACATCCTGCCAAGCGAGGCTGTCAAGAAGGGCTGCTTTGAGAGGCTCTTCCAG CACTTGGAGCAAAGTCTGGAGGAACTTGACCTCACCAGTTTTGGGCTGATGGACACCACACTTGAGGAGGTCTTCCTGAAGGTGTCTGAGGAGGACCAGTCCCTGGAGAACAGTGATGTGG ACATGAAGGAGTCCAAGAAGGATGCCCTCCAGCCACCTGTCCCTGAGCTGGGCCCAAAGCCAGAGGCCAATGGGGAGCCCCTGGCTGAGGTGGACGTGCCTGAGAAGCCCGAGGTAGAGCTCAGCAACCTGGTGACATGCTCCAAGCTGGCGCAGTCGCAGGCGTCCTTGCGCTCGGCCTCCTCGGTGGGCTCCGTGCGGGGCGACGAAGGTGGGGCTTATTCTGAGTTCTTTGGGGATTACTCTCCATTGTTTGACAATCATCAGGACCCTGACAACATCAGTCTGCAAG ACCAAGAGGCCGATGTGGAGGCAGAGGACCATGACTTGGCCGGGCAGGGGACCTTCAAGCTGGAGGGCTCATGGCTGAAGCTGCGCCAGTTCCACGGGCTGATTGTAAAACGCTTCCACTGTGCCAAGCGCAACACCAAGGCCCTCTTCTCTCAGatccttctgcctgccttcttTGTCTGCGTGGCCATGACTGTGGCACTCTCCGTGCCTGAAATAG GTGACCTGCCACCCCTCATCCTCTCGCCATCACAGTACCACAATTACACCCAGCCCAAGGGCAATTTCATTCCTTATGCCAACGAGGAGCGGCGTGAGTACCG catCAGGCTGTCTCCAGatgccagcccccagcagctaGTGAACACCTTCCACCTGCCCTCTGGCATCGGGGCCACCTGTGTGCTCAAGACAGCCTTCAACAACACACTGGACCAACCCATGCAGACCCTGAACCTCAATAGCAATGAGTCCAAGATGCTGGCAGCCAAGTACTTTGATGCTATGTGCATCGACTCCTTCACTCAGGGCCTGCCACTCTCCAACTTCGTGCCACCGcctccatccccagctcctTCCGACTACCCCATCTCAGTGGATGAGGACTTGCTGCATGCTTGGAACTCCACAATCTTCTCTTCTGCTATCAAAG AGACCGTCACCTcggcccctgccctgccccggaTCATCCATGAGCCTATCAAGTGCACATGCTCCATGCAGGGGACTGGTTTCTCATGCCCCAGTGGTGTGGGAGGCCATCCGCCACAGATGAAGGTGGTGACGGGGGACATCCTGGCAGACATCACGGGGCGCAACGTCTCCGAGTACCTGCTCTACACCTCAGACCGCTTCCGTCTGCACAG GTACGGGGCACTCACCTTTGGCAATGTCCAGAAATCCATCCCAGCCTCCTTTGGGGCCAGGGCTCCTGCCATGGTGCGCAAGATTGCCGTCCGGAGAACAGCCCAG GTCTTCTACAACAACAAGGGCTACCACAGCATGCCCACCTACCTCAATGCTCTCAACAATGCCATCCTACGAGCGAACCTGCCCAAGAGCAAAGGCAACCCTGCTGCCTACG GCATCACGGTCACAAACCATCCCATGAACAAGACGAGCGCCAGCCTGTCCTTGGATTACCT TTTGCAAGGCACAGACGTGGTGATTGCCATCTTCATCATTGTGGCCATGTCCTTTGTGCCTGCCAGCTTTGTGGTGTTCTTGGTGGCTGAAAAGGCCACCAAGGCCAAACACCTGCAGTTTGTGAGCGGCTGCGACCCTGTCATCTACTGGTTGGCCAACTACGTGTGGGATATG tTGAACTACCTGGTACCAGCCACGTGCTGTATCATTATCCTTTTCGTGTTTGACCTCCCGGCATACACCTCTCCCACCAACTTCCCAGCCGTCCTCTCACTCTTTCTGCTGTATGG CTGGTCCATCACCCCCATCATGTACCCTGCCTCCTTCTGGTTTGAGGTGCCCAGCTCTGCCTACGTCTTCCTCATCGTCATCAACCTCTTCATTGGCATCACTGCCACTGTCGCCAcgttcctgctgcagctctttgAGCATGACAAG GATTTGAAGGTGGTGAACAGCTACCTGAAGAGCTGCTTCCTTGTATTCCCTAACTACAACCTGGGCCATGGCTTGATGGAGATGGCTTACAATGAGTACATCAATGAGTACTACGCCAAGATTG GGCAGTTTGATAAAATGAAATCACCTTTTGAATGGGACATTGTGACGCGTGGACTTGTCGCCATGACAATTGAAGGCTTCGTCGGCTTCTTCATCACCATCATGTGCCAATACAACTTCTTCCGGAAGCCCCA GCGGCTTCCTGTCTCCACCAAGCCCATCGAAGATGACATTGATGTAGCCAATGAGCGGCACCGTGTCCTGCGTGGGGATGCTGACAATGACATGCTGAAGATTGAAAATCTCACCAAG gtATACAAGTCCCGCAAGATTGGGCGCATCCTGGCCGTGGATCGGCTGTGCGTGGGTGTGCGGCCTGGGGAGTGCTTCGGGCTGCTGGGTGTCAATGGTGCGGGAAAGACGACCACCTTCAAGATGTTGACGGGGGACGAGAGCACCACAGGAGGAGAGGCCTTCGTTAATGGGCACAG CATCCTGAAGGAGCTCCTGCAGGTGCAGCAGAGCTTGGGCTACTGCCCACAGTTCGATGCACTCTTCGACGAGCTGACAGCCCAGGAGCACCTGGAGCTCTACACCCGCCTGCGTGGCATCCCGTGGAAAGATGAGGAGCGG GTAGTCAAGTGGGCACTGAAGAAGCTTGAGCTGACCAAATACGCTGACAAGCCTGCCAGCACCTACAGTGGAGGCAACAAGAGGAAGCTGTCCACAGCCATCGCATTGATCGGCTACCCAGCCTTCATCTTCCTG GATGAGCCAACAACGGGGATGGATCCCAAGGCA